In a genomic window of Bacillus sp. E(2018):
- the purK gene encoding 5-(carboxyamino)imidazole ribonucleotide synthase: protein MSFLFKTIKPQQTLGILGGGQLGRMMALSAREMGLNVVVLEPGENSPCGQVADHQITTAYDDREGIKKLSEQSDVVTYEFENIDAVSANWLEENANLPQGSRLLAVTQHRLKEKETLQKAGVPVAPYRPVTDFRSLQRAVEELGYPSVLKTCRGGYDGKGQFVIKQESDLEIAATLLEKETDCVLEAWVPFEKEISVIITRSVSGEVKSFPIAENIHKENILHQTIAPARITNKTADQAKLLAGSIATELELVGTLAVEMFVAKDGMIYVNELAPRPHNSGHYTIEACETSQFDQHVRAVCNWPLGNTELIKPAVMINILGEHHETVLREIGNLGEAKLHLYGKKEAKAKRKMGHITVLGDTIEQALEKAERVSALFLSDNKTEVTQ from the coding sequence GTGAGCTTCTTGTTTAAGACGATAAAACCACAGCAAACACTTGGTATACTTGGCGGAGGTCAGCTCGGCCGCATGATGGCATTGAGCGCTCGTGAAATGGGATTGAACGTTGTTGTTTTAGAGCCAGGTGAGAATTCACCATGCGGGCAAGTTGCAGATCATCAAATTACAACAGCTTATGACGACCGAGAAGGTATCAAGAAGCTTTCAGAACAAAGCGATGTCGTCACATACGAGTTTGAAAACATAGATGCAGTGAGTGCGAATTGGTTGGAAGAGAACGCAAACTTACCTCAGGGAAGCCGCCTCTTAGCAGTCACTCAGCACCGTTTAAAAGAGAAAGAGACGCTTCAAAAAGCAGGTGTTCCTGTTGCTCCGTATCGTCCAGTGACCGATTTTCGTTCACTGCAACGGGCGGTGGAAGAATTGGGTTATCCTTCTGTACTAAAAACGTGCAGAGGCGGTTATGACGGAAAAGGGCAGTTTGTGATCAAGCAAGAAAGTGATCTTGAGATTGCAGCAACACTTTTAGAAAAAGAGACAGATTGTGTGCTGGAAGCATGGGTTCCATTTGAGAAAGAAATATCGGTAATCATAACGAGAAGTGTGAGCGGTGAGGTTAAATCATTTCCGATCGCAGAGAATATACACAAAGAGAATATCCTGCATCAAACGATCGCGCCAGCACGCATCACGAACAAAACAGCGGATCAAGCAAAGCTCCTAGCGGGGTCAATCGCAACGGAATTAGAGCTTGTTGGTACGCTTGCCGTAGAGATGTTCGTCGCAAAAGACGGTATGATCTATGTGAACGAACTGGCGCCACGCCCGCATAACTCCGGACATTACACGATCGAGGCGTGTGAGACTTCACAGTTCGATCAGCATGTACGCGCAGTATGCAACTGGCCGCTTGGCAATACAGAATTAATAAAACCAGCCGTGATGATCAACATATTAGGTGAACATCATGAGACTGTGTTACGCGAGATAGGAAATTTAGGAGAAGCGAAACTTCATCTGTACGGAAAGAAAGAAGCGAAAGCGAAACGAAAGATGGGGCATATCACGGTTTTAGGTGATACGATTGAACAGGCACTAGAAAAAGCAGAAAGAGTGTCCGCACTATTTTTAAGTGATAACAAAACGGAGGTAACACAATGA
- the purE gene encoding 5-(carboxyamino)imidazole ribonucleotide mutase yields the protein MAKVGVIMGSVSDWETMREACDLLDELEVAYEKKVVSAHRTPDLMFQYAEEAEHRGIKVIIAGAGGAAHLPGMVAAKTILPVIGVPVQSKALNGMDSLLSIVQMPKGVPVATVAIGKAGAANAGLLAAQMVAVHDEGVKQRLKQRRASAQQLAIESSELLV from the coding sequence ATGGCTAAAGTTGGCGTGATCATGGGAAGTGTTTCAGATTGGGAAACAATGAGAGAAGCGTGTGACCTATTAGATGAACTAGAAGTAGCTTACGAGAAGAAGGTGGTTTCGGCACACCGTACACCGGATCTCATGTTTCAATACGCAGAAGAAGCTGAACATAGAGGAATTAAAGTAATCATTGCTGGAGCGGGCGGAGCAGCTCACTTGCCAGGTATGGTCGCGGCAAAAACGATCCTGCCTGTAATCGGTGTTCCGGTTCAATCCAAAGCGCTAAACGGCATGGATTCACTGTTATCCATCGTTCAGATGCCAAAGGGTGTTCCTGTAGCGACAGTTGCAATTGGGAAAGCTGGTGCAGCGAATGCCGGACTTCTAGCCGCACAGATGGTAGCCGTACATGATGAAGGAGTTAAGCAACGTTTAAAACAACGCCGTGCTTCAGCACAACAACTGGCGATCGAAAGTAGTGAGCTTCTTGTTTAA
- a CDS encoding NETI motif-containing protein, which yields MEKKPSKKKFTVEAGETISDCLDRMANEGYTPVRRMEEPVFHEVKRNGRMEPEVKEQRIVFEGKLLQ from the coding sequence ATGGAGAAGAAACCTTCTAAAAAGAAGTTTACTGTTGAAGCAGGAGAAACGATCTCTGATTGTTTGGATCGCATGGCCAACGAGGGCTATACACCGGTCCGACGTATGGAGGAGCCTGTGTTTCATGAAGTGAAACGTAACGGCAGAATGGAACCAGAAGTAAAAGAACAAAGAATCGTATTTGAAGGTAAACTCCTTCAATAG
- the purS gene encoding phosphoribosylformylglycinamidine synthase subunit PurS has product MYKVKVYVTLRESVLDPQGKAVMSSLHKMGQSEVEDVRIGKYLELTLQKGDYDLDEKIVNMCSKLLSNPVIEDYRYEVEEVVAQ; this is encoded by the coding sequence ATGTACAAAGTAAAGGTGTATGTAACATTAAGAGAGAGTGTATTAGATCCGCAAGGTAAGGCAGTAATGAGCTCGCTTCACAAAATGGGACAGTCAGAGGTTGAAGATGTACGTATTGGTAAGTATCTGGAGTTAACGCTTCAAAAAGGCGATTACGATCTAGATGAAAAAATCGTGAACATGTGCTCGAAACTTTTATCGAATCCGGTGATTGAAGACTACCGCTACGAGGTGGAGGAGGTTGTCGCACAGTGA
- the purQ gene encoding phosphoribosylformylglycinamidine synthase subunit PurQ, whose product MKFAVIVFPGSNCDTDMYHAVKDELGAEVEYVWHDATNLNQFDGILLPGGFSYGDYLRSGAIAQFSNVMTEVVKAAREGKPVLGVCNGFQILLETGLLPGAMRRNESLKFICQPEELVVENTSTIFTTQYEKGEVISVPVAHGEGNYYCDEETLQQLKANNQIVFTYKNNPNGSVENIAGITNEEGNVLGMMPHPERAVDELLGSKDGLKLFQSIVKSWRERYVAAT is encoded by the coding sequence GTGAAGTTTGCTGTAATCGTTTTTCCGGGATCAAACTGTGACACTGACATGTATCATGCTGTAAAAGATGAGCTCGGCGCTGAAGTTGAGTACGTCTGGCATGACGCTACGAACTTAAATCAATTTGACGGTATTTTATTGCCTGGTGGTTTCTCTTATGGAGATTACCTCCGTTCTGGCGCTATCGCACAATTCTCAAACGTAATGACAGAAGTGGTCAAAGCAGCACGCGAAGGAAAACCAGTTCTTGGCGTTTGTAACGGATTTCAAATTTTACTTGAAACAGGACTTCTGCCAGGAGCGATGCGTCGCAATGAATCATTGAAATTCATCTGCCAGCCAGAAGAGCTAGTCGTTGAAAACACATCAACGATCTTCACGACTCAGTACGAAAAAGGAGAAGTAATCTCCGTTCCAGTCGCACATGGTGAAGGAAACTATTATTGCGATGAAGAGACGCTGCAACAGCTAAAGGCAAACAACCAGATCGTATTCACGTATAAAAACAATCCGAACGGATCGGTTGAAAACATTGCAGGTATCACGAACGAAGAAGGCAACGTGCTAGGTATGATGCCACATCCGGAACGCGCGGTTGATGAGCTTTTAGGTAGCAAAGATGGTCTTAAATTATTTCAATCTATTGTGAAGAGCTGGAGGGAACGTTATGTCGCTGCAACATGA
- the purC gene encoding phosphoribosylaminoimidazolesuccinocarboxamide synthase: MEKLEQLYEGKAKRIYRTTDEEVVWVSYKDSATAFNGEKKAEIAGKGRLNNEISSILFELLKEKGIDSHFVKRVSETEQLVKKVTIIPLEVVVRNIAAGSLSKRTGIPEGQILPRTIVEFYYKNDDLGDPLITEEHIDIMNLATREQLSQISEQAIQINEVLTSYFVQKNVKLVDFKLEFGTDANGNLMLADEISPDTCRLWDAETNEKLDKDVFRRGLGSLTDAYEKILQRLGGLSCTK, translated from the coding sequence ATGGAGAAGTTAGAGCAGCTATACGAAGGAAAAGCAAAACGCATCTACCGCACAACAGACGAAGAAGTCGTCTGGGTCAGCTACAAAGATTCAGCAACAGCGTTCAACGGCGAGAAAAAAGCCGAAATCGCAGGAAAAGGAAGACTGAACAACGAGATCTCATCCATCCTTTTTGAACTGCTCAAAGAGAAAGGAATCGACTCCCACTTCGTAAAACGAGTATCCGAAACCGAACAGCTCGTGAAGAAGGTGACCATCATCCCCTTAGAAGTGGTTGTTCGCAACATCGCGGCTGGTTCTTTATCAAAGCGTACTGGAATTCCTGAAGGTCAGATCCTTCCACGCACGATCGTCGAATTTTATTACAAAAACGATGACCTTGGCGATCCGCTTATTACAGAAGAACATATCGACATCATGAACTTGGCAACACGAGAGCAGCTCAGCCAGATATCTGAACAAGCGATTCAGATCAACGAAGTGCTCACGTCTTATTTTGTTCAAAAGAACGTAAAGCTCGTCGACTTTAAGCTAGAGTTCGGAACAGATGCTAACGGAAACCTTATGCTCGCTGATGAAATTTCTCCTGATACTTGCCGTTTATGGGATGCAGAAACGAACGAGAAACTCGATAAAGATGTATTTCGCCGAGGATTAGGAAGTTTAACAGATGCTTATGAAAAAATACTACAACGTCTAGGAGGCCTATCATGTACAAAGTAA
- the purB gene encoding adenylosuccinate lyase — protein MIERYTRPEMGAIWTDENKYQAWLEVEILACEAWAELGDIPKEDVKKLRENASFDINRILEIEEETRHDVVAFTRAVSETLGEERKWVHYGLTSTDVVDTALSYLLKQANDILAKDLDRFVEILAEKAKEHKYTVMMGRTHGVHAEPTTFGLKLALWYEEMKRNVERFKQASDTVRFGKISGAVGTYANIDSFVEKYVCEKLGLEAAPISTQTLQRDRHAHYMSTLALIATSIEKFATEVRGLQKSETREVEEFFAKGQKGSSAMPHKRNPIGSENMTGLARVIRGYMMTAYENVSLWHERDISHSSAERVILPDATIALNYMLNRFGNIIKNLTVFPENMKRNMERTYGLIYSQRVLLKLIDKGMAREEAYDTVQPKAMQAWEEGVQFRTLVEAEQKITEKLTPEEISECFDYSYHLSHVDTIFDRLGL, from the coding sequence ATGATTGAACGCTATACACGCCCTGAAATGGGAGCGATCTGGACGGACGAAAACAAATATCAAGCGTGGCTTGAAGTAGAGATCTTAGCTTGTGAAGCTTGGGCAGAACTAGGAGATATTCCGAAAGAAGACGTGAAGAAGCTTCGCGAAAACGCGTCTTTCGATATTAACCGAATCCTTGAGATCGAAGAAGAAACACGCCATGATGTTGTTGCGTTTACACGAGCAGTATCTGAAACGCTTGGTGAAGAGCGTAAATGGGTACATTATGGACTAACTTCAACGGATGTTGTTGATACAGCTCTTTCCTACCTACTTAAACAAGCAAACGACATTTTAGCGAAAGATCTAGATCGTTTCGTTGAGATTCTTGCTGAAAAAGCAAAAGAACATAAATATACCGTTATGATGGGTCGTACGCATGGTGTACATGCTGAGCCGACAACGTTCGGATTGAAGCTTGCTCTTTGGTACGAAGAGATGAAGCGTAACGTCGAACGCTTTAAGCAAGCGTCTGATACGGTTCGTTTCGGAAAGATTTCTGGAGCCGTTGGAACGTATGCGAACATCGATTCGTTCGTTGAAAAATATGTGTGTGAAAAGCTTGGACTTGAAGCAGCTCCGATCTCAACGCAAACATTGCAGCGTGACCGTCACGCTCATTACATGTCAACGTTGGCACTTATCGCAACGAGCATCGAGAAGTTCGCAACAGAAGTACGCGGTCTTCAAAAGAGTGAGACGCGTGAAGTAGAAGAGTTCTTTGCTAAAGGGCAAAAAGGATCTTCAGCTATGCCGCATAAACGTAATCCGATCGGATCTGAAAACATGACAGGTCTTGCTCGTGTAATCCGCGGTTACATGATGACAGCCTACGAGAACGTATCCCTATGGCATGAGCGTGATATCTCTCATTCATCAGCTGAGCGTGTGATTCTACCAGATGCGACGATCGCACTGAACTACATGCTGAACCGTTTTGGCAACATCATCAAGAATTTAACCGTGTTCCCAGAGAACATGAAACGCAACATGGAGCGCACATATGGATTGATCTACTCACAGCGCGTACTTCTCAAATTGATCGATAAAGGAATGGCGCGTGAAGAAGCATACGACACAGTGCAGCCAAAAGCGATGCAAGCATGGGAAGAAGGCGTACAGTTCAGAACATTAGTAGAAGCTGAACAAAAAATTACAGAAAAATTAACACCTGAAGAAATCTCTGAATGCTTTGACTACAGTTATCATCTGTCACACGTAGACACAATCTTCGACAGATTAGGGCTTTAA
- a CDS encoding DUF5698 domain-containing protein has protein sequence MLDNAFVMVGIILLINIVYVSFFTIRMILTLKGQRYLAAFISVFEVIIYVVGLGLVLDNLNEIQNLIAYAVGYGIGVLVGMKIEEKLALGYTTVNVITTNLEGGLPNELRNKGYGVTNWLAEGREGQRLMMEILTSRKSEMNLYNTVKDLDPKAFIISHEPKAFHGGFWVKGIRR, from the coding sequence ATGTTAGATAATGCGTTCGTCATGGTTGGGATCATTTTATTGATCAATATTGTATATGTATCGTTTTTTACGATCAGGATGATCCTGACGTTGAAAGGACAAAGGTACTTAGCTGCTTTTATTAGTGTGTTTGAGGTCATTATCTATGTGGTCGGCCTCGGGCTTGTTCTTGATAACTTGAATGAGATTCAAAACTTAATTGCGTATGCGGTTGGTTATGGAATTGGTGTTTTAGTAGGAATGAAGATTGAAGAAAAGCTTGCACTTGGATATACTACTGTTAACGTAATTACGACAAATCTTGAAGGCGGCTTACCGAACGAGCTTCGCAACAAAGGCTATGGTGTAACAAACTGGCTGGCAGAAGGTCGTGAAGGACAGCGTTTAATGATGGAGATATTAACATCACGTAAATCAGAAATGAACCTATATAATACGGTAAAGGATTTAGATCCAAAGGCGTTTATTATTTCACATGAACCAAAAGCGTTTCATGGTGGATTTTGGGTTAAGGGTATCAGGAGGTAA